The following coding sequences lie in one Arachis ipaensis cultivar K30076 chromosome B05, Araip1.1, whole genome shotgun sequence genomic window:
- the LOC107639953 gene encoding LOW QUALITY PROTEIN: AT-rich interactive domain-containing protein 6 (The sequence of the model RefSeq protein was modified relative to this genomic sequence to represent the inferred CDS: deleted 2 bases in 1 codon): protein MSDAKENEEVGQAVPSPMEENKHLVDTNFQIQPNASSTPAPVEESPNHVKNISKEPPVESKAEASEPPAESKAEPPAESTADPPAEVMAELHPVTKAELPPEFKAEQPLTVVSEPSAQAKSELPAQATAVPPAEAEADPPSEDKSEQPSEIKSVLPAEAMSALDSADKAEPPLEDKSEDQEVVPEGIPQQDIQSSDPMEEANEFPQSNNGTEDDVNVCTNNADVAETIAEVKSEDGEVANGKSCNYVEPIPSAHAKPIPSGHNEPFMLQAVPADTNVEIKNILEVENKTDENQAAATADSGNENSSHMLFLDADHCYDGNESGTEEEQSAFMKELENFFRERSMEFKPPKFYGEGLNCLKLWRAVTRLGGYDKVTSCKLWRQVGESFKPPKTCTTVSWTFRGFYEKALLDYERHKIKGGELSVPIPSQPEPMNIENQTSASGRARRDAAARAMRGWHSQRLLGNGEVGDPIIKDRNSVSMQKREKEQLKSINLLKRKKPSYMDNAVKAARSKPSKPQLDTAVIDIGPPADWVKINVQKTKDCFEVYALVPGLLREEVRVQSDPAGRLVISGEPEHLNNPWGVTPFKKVVSLPSRIDPHQTSAVVTLHGQLFVRVPFEQSE, encoded by the exons ATGAGTGATGCGAAAGAAAATGAGGAAGTTGGCCAGGCTGTGCCCTCGCCTATGGAAGAAAACAAACACTTAGTTGATACCAATTTTCAAATTCAACCTAATGCTTCTTCTACTCCTGCTCCAGTAGAGGAAAGTCCAAATCACGTCAAAAACATATCGAAGGAGCCGCCTGTTGAGTCTAAGGCGGAGGCATCTGAGCCACCTGCTGAGTCTAAGGCAGAGCCACCTGCTGAGTCTACGGCTGATCCACCTGCTGAGGTTATGGCAGAGCTGCATCCTGTGACAAAGGCAGAACTACCTCCAGAGTTCAAGGCTGAGCAACCTCTTACAGTTGTGTCAGAGCCATCTGCTCAGGCTAAGTCAGAGTTACCTGCCCAGGCTACGGCAGTACCACCTGCGGAAGCTGAGGCAGATCCTCCTTCTGAGGATAAGTCTGAGCAACCTTCTGAGATTAAATCTGTGCTACCTGCTGAAGCTATGTCAGCACTAGATTCTGCGGACAAGGCTGAGCCACCACTTGAGGACAAAAGTGAGGATCAAGAGGTGGTTCCTGAGGGTATTCCACAGCAAGATATTCAAAGTAGTGACCCAATGGAGGAAGCTAATGAATTTCCTCAGAGCAATAATGGTACAGAGGATGATGTGAATGTTTGTACAAATAATGCCGATGTTGCTGAAACAATAGCAGAAGTGAAGTCTGAAGATGGTGAAGTGGCTAATGGTAAAAGTTGCAACTATGTTGAACCCATACCATCTG CACATGCTAAACCCATACCATCCGGGCATAATGAACCTTTTATGCTGCAAGCTGTTCCAGCCGATACAAACGTTGAAATCAAGAATATATTAGAAGTTGAGAATAAGACTGATGAAAATCAAGCTGCTGCAACTGCAGACAGTGGGAATGAAAACTCAAGTCACATGCTTTTCTTGGACGCTGACCATTGTTATGATGGGAATGAGTCAGGGACGGAGGAAGAACAATCAGCATTCATGAAAGAGCTTGAAAATTTCTTTAGGGAGAGGAGCATGGAATTCAAACCTCCCAAGTTTTATGGAGAAGGACTTAATTGCCTTAA GTTGTGGAGAGCTGTAACAAGATTGGGTGGTTATGACAAG GTAACCTCGTGTAAGCTATGGCGGCAAGTGGGAGAATCTTTCAAACCTCCTAA GACATGTACcacagtttcatggactttccgTGGGTTTTATGAGAAG GCACTTCTTGATTATGAAAGACATAAGATAAAAGGTGGTGAGCTGAGTGTTCCAATTCCTTCACAACCAGAGCCTATGAATATCGAAAATCAG ACTTCAGCATCAGGTAGAGCACGTAGAGATGCTGCAGCACGCGCTATGCGGGGTTGGCACTCACAACGTCTACTAGGCAATGGTGAAGTTGGTGACCCCATTATTAAG GATAGGAATTCTGTGTCTATGCAAAAACGTGAAAAGGAGCAGCTTAAAAGCATCA ATTTACTTAAACGCAAGAAACCATCGTATATGGACAATGCAGTCAAAGCTGCACGTAGTAAACCGTCTAAACCACA ATTGGATACAGCTGTGATTGATATTGGACCTCCTGCTGATTGGGTAAAAATCAATGTGCAAAAAACT AAGGATTGCTTTGAGGTATATGCTTTAGTTCCTGGTCTACTTCGAGAAGAG GTGCGTGTTCAATCAGACCCAGCAGGACGCTTAGTTATTAGTGGTGAGCCTGAGCATCTCAATAATCCTTGGGGTGTAACACCTTTCAAAAAG GTTGTAAGTTTGCCCTCAAGAATTGATCCTCATCAGACATCAGCGGTGGTAACTCTGCATGGACAGTTGTTTGTTCGTGTCCCATTTGAGCAATCAGAATAG